The Lycium barbarum isolate Lr01 chromosome 9, ASM1917538v2, whole genome shotgun sequence genome has a segment encoding these proteins:
- the LOC132611091 gene encoding histone-lysine N-methyltransferase, H3 lysine-9 specific SUVH5-like isoform X2, with protein MLGKRVYQSVDTRSPSTFKHLKVDTTRTFPENCGPFVREKSRSRIPIYPEFPSTTKRVKVDSMRNFPEKCGPCVPQKKIGSGTQCSVDAEIKSCSEVAMNVIESAEPISVFVPTEWEAEEKDMQIDFPPILGQAKKNDFVATGVPPEEVGNSSHVKTSCQPTNGNQKKNLMQDESTQQHRCDWSIKVGPIENGPELPAIVAPENLIGSRTEPSKETSRSDHHEKISDDESRSGVDDDEICILSPFEWNSLNLTLKFRSAGKKDGKGEIMQAKASRCLESLGKCMIDTEDAVDFEPDWDQCESIVNKKPIHTGVSQEDSRNSAVMCGVSNHGLLTESLGKCMINTEDAVDFEPDWDQCESIVNKKPIHTGVSQEDSRNSAVMCGVSNHGLLTEYEHTQKVKEVRETLKLFDDLYTKLLRENKAEKHEGQSKRCLHIEAAMSLKNQKKWVNCEWNFGHVPGVKIGDQFRFRAELVMIGLHHQFIKGIDYANINGKDVATSIVDSGRYENEALSSQTFIYVGQGGNPKVYVNARMEDQKLERGNLALKNSVELGNPVRVICGRKRMNGKKSDIRYIYDGLYTVTKCWQEKGPTGKYVFKFELKRNLDQPKLTRELVSRPANLGKVNHFRANVNKARKSVTEVMQSEFVVDYDVSQGKEKLPIPAVNAMDDEKPPPFTYITIMQYPDWFYISRPQGCSCTSGCSDSKQCCCTSRNGGEIPFNKRGSVIRAKPLVHECGPSCKCPPSCKNRVSQHGPLYHLEVFKTESRGWGLRSRDNVSSGSFICEYVGELLDEKEAEIRTDHDEYLFDVGNYDEEFPKRNAMRNKKFKVESNSVKRKDEDGFTLDAAKYGNVGRFINHSCSPNLYAQNVMYDHGDRRVPHVMFFASESIAPLEELTYHYNYQIDHVYDKNGNLKRKDCRCGSRKCEGRMY; from the coding sequence ATGCTAGGGAAGAGAGTATATCAGAGCGTTGATACTAGATCTCCCTCCACATTTAAGCACCTAAAAGTTGATACTACCCGGACTTTTCCTGAAAATTGTGGTCCATTTGTTCGTGAAAAGAGCAGAAGCAGAATTCCGATCTACCCGGAATTCCCATCCACTACCAAGCGTGTAAAAGTTGATTCTATGAGGAATTTTCCTGAGAAATGTGGTCCTTGTGTTCCTCAAAAGAAGATTGGAAGCGGTACTCAATGCTCCGTTGATGCTGAGATCAAAAGTTGTTCTGAAGTTGCTATGAATGTGATTGAGTCAGCTGAGCCCATAAGTGTTTTTGTGCCTACTGaatgggaagcggaggaaaaagATATGCAAATTGATTTTCCACCAATTCTTGGGCAGGCTAAAAAGAATGATTTTGTTGCAACTGGTGTGCCTCCAGAAGAGGTTGGTAATTCAAGTCATGTGAAAACCTCATGTCAACCTACTAATGGAAATCAAAAAAAGAATCTTATGCAGGATGAATCTACTCAACAACATAGATGTGATTGGTCTATTAAAGTTGGGCCTATTGAAAATGGACCAGAATTGCCTGCTATTGTTGCACCGGAAAATCTAATCGGAAGTCGAACTGAACCTAGTAAGGAAACAAGCAGGAGTGATCATCACGAAAAAATTTCTGATGATGAATCCAGGAGTGGTGTAGATGATGATGAAATCTGCATCTTATCCCCCTTCGAGTGGAACTCACTAAATTTAACTCTCAAGTTCCGAAGTGCCGGTAAGAAAGATGGCAAGGGTGAGATAATGCAGGCAAAAGCAAGTAGGTGTCTAGAATCCCTTGGCAAGTGCATGATTGATACTGAAGATGCAGTCGATTTTGAGCCAGATTGGGATCAATGTGAATCTATAGTCAACAAGAAGCCAATACATACCGGAGTTTCTCAAGAAGATTCAAGGAATTCTGCTGTTATGTGTGGTGTTTCTAATCATGGATTGTTAACTGAATCCCTTGGCAAGTGCATGATTAATACTGAAGATGCAGTCGATTTCGAGCCAGATTGGGATCAATGTGAATCTATAGTCAACAAGAAGCCAATACATACCGGAGTTTCTCAAGAAGATTCAAGGAATTCTGCTGTTATGTGTGGTGTTTCTAATCATGGATTGTTAACTGAATATGAACATACTCAGAAAGTGAAAGAAGTTAGAGAGACTCTGAAACTTTTTGATGACCTATATACTAAACTTTTGCGAGAAAATAAAGCAGAGAAACATGAAGGACAATCTAAAAGATGTCTCCATATAGAGGCAGCAATGAGTTTGAAAAATCAGAAAAAGTGGGTAAATTGTGAGTGGAACTTTGGACATGTTCCTGGAGTTAAAATTGGGGATCAATTCCGGTTTAGGGCAGAACTTGTTATGATCGGACTACATCACCAATTTATTAAGGGTATCGATTATGCGAATATTAACGGAAAAGATGTTGCAACTAGCATTGTTGATTCTGGTCGATACGAGAACGAGGCCCTATCTTCTCAAACATTCATTTATGTAGGTCAAGGTGGGAATCCAAAAGTTTATGTTAATGCAAGAATGGAAGATCAGAAGCTTGAAAGGGGTAATCTTGCCTTGAAGAATTCCGTGGAGTTGGGAAATCCAGTGAGGGTTATTTGTGGCCGAAAAAGAATGAATGGTAAAAAGAGTGATATAAGATACATTTACGATGGGCTCTACACTGTGACTAAGTGTTGGCAAGAAAAAGGTCCAACTGGAAAGTACGTTTTCAAGTTTGAACTGAAAAGAAATCTTGACCAACCAAAACTTACTCGTGAGCTAGTGTCACGGCCTGCAAATTTAGGCAAGGTAAATCATTTTCGTGCAAATGTTAACAAGGCAAGAAAATCAGTTACGGAGGTTATGCAGTCGGAGTTTGTTGTGGACTATGATGTCTCGCAAGGAAAGGAGAAGTTACCGATCCCTGCTGTCAATGCAATGGATGATGAGAAACCCCCACCATTCACTTACATTACCATCATGCAGTATCCAGATTGGTTTTATATCTCTAGGCCTCAAGGTTGCAGTTGCACAAGTGGATGCTCGGATTCTAAGCAATGTTGCTGTACCTCTAGGAACGGAGGTGAGATTCCATTCAACAAAAGAGGCTCTGTTATTAGAGCAAAGCCTCTTGTTCATGAGTGTGGTCCATCTTGCAAATGTCCTCCCTCTTGCAAAAATAGGGTTAGCCAACATGGTCCTCTGTACCATTTGGAGGTTTTCAAGACCGAATCAAGAGGATGGGGTTTGAGGTCACGAGATAACGTCTCATCCGGAAGTTTTATATGTGAATATGTTGGGGAGTTGCTTGATGAAAAGGAAGCCGAAATTAGAACAGATCATGATGAGTACTTGTTTGATGTCGGCAACTATGATGAAGAATTTCCCAAAAGGAATGCTATGCGTAATAAGAAATTCAAAGTTGAGTCAAATTCTGTTAAGAGGAAGGATGAAGATGGATTTACTCTCGATGCGGCAAAATATGGGAATGTTGGAAGATTTATCAACCATAGCTGCTCACCGAACCTTTATGCTCAAAATGTCATGTACGACCATGGTGATAGGAGAGTACCTCACGTAATGTTTTTCGCTTCCGAGAGTATTGCTCCATTAGAGGAGCTTACTTATCACTACAACTACCAGATTGACCATGTTTATGATAAAAATGGAAATCTGAAGAGAAAGGATTGTAGATGTGGCTCTCGTAAGTGTGAGGGGAGAATGTACTAA
- the LOC132611091 gene encoding histone-lysine N-methyltransferase, H3 lysine-9 specific SUVH5-like isoform X1: MQIFVLAETSPSKMLGKRVYQSVDTRSPSTFKHLKVDTTRTFPENCGPFVREKSRSRIPIYPEFPSTTKRVKVDSMRNFPEKCGPCVPQKKIGSGTQCSVDAEIKSCSEVAMNVIESAEPISVFVPTEWEAEEKDMQIDFPPILGQAKKNDFVATGVPPEEVGNSSHVKTSCQPTNGNQKKNLMQDESTQQHRCDWSIKVGPIENGPELPAIVAPENLIGSRTEPSKETSRSDHHEKISDDESRSGVDDDEICILSPFEWNSLNLTLKFRSAGKKDGKGEIMQAKASRCLESLGKCMIDTEDAVDFEPDWDQCESIVNKKPIHTGVSQEDSRNSAVMCGVSNHGLLTESLGKCMINTEDAVDFEPDWDQCESIVNKKPIHTGVSQEDSRNSAVMCGVSNHGLLTEYEHTQKVKEVRETLKLFDDLYTKLLRENKAEKHEGQSKRCLHIEAAMSLKNQKKWVNCEWNFGHVPGVKIGDQFRFRAELVMIGLHHQFIKGIDYANINGKDVATSIVDSGRYENEALSSQTFIYVGQGGNPKVYVNARMEDQKLERGNLALKNSVELGNPVRVICGRKRMNGKKSDIRYIYDGLYTVTKCWQEKGPTGKYVFKFELKRNLDQPKLTRELVSRPANLGKVNHFRANVNKARKSVTEVMQSEFVVDYDVSQGKEKLPIPAVNAMDDEKPPPFTYITIMQYPDWFYISRPQGCSCTSGCSDSKQCCCTSRNGGEIPFNKRGSVIRAKPLVHECGPSCKCPPSCKNRVSQHGPLYHLEVFKTESRGWGLRSRDNVSSGSFICEYVGELLDEKEAEIRTDHDEYLFDVGNYDEEFPKRNAMRNKKFKVESNSVKRKDEDGFTLDAAKYGNVGRFINHSCSPNLYAQNVMYDHGDRRVPHVMFFASESIAPLEELTYHYNYQIDHVYDKNGNLKRKDCRCGSRKCEGRMY, from the coding sequence ATATTTGTGTTAGCGGAAACAAGTCCCTCAAAGATGCTAGGGAAGAGAGTATATCAGAGCGTTGATACTAGATCTCCCTCCACATTTAAGCACCTAAAAGTTGATACTACCCGGACTTTTCCTGAAAATTGTGGTCCATTTGTTCGTGAAAAGAGCAGAAGCAGAATTCCGATCTACCCGGAATTCCCATCCACTACCAAGCGTGTAAAAGTTGATTCTATGAGGAATTTTCCTGAGAAATGTGGTCCTTGTGTTCCTCAAAAGAAGATTGGAAGCGGTACTCAATGCTCCGTTGATGCTGAGATCAAAAGTTGTTCTGAAGTTGCTATGAATGTGATTGAGTCAGCTGAGCCCATAAGTGTTTTTGTGCCTACTGaatgggaagcggaggaaaaagATATGCAAATTGATTTTCCACCAATTCTTGGGCAGGCTAAAAAGAATGATTTTGTTGCAACTGGTGTGCCTCCAGAAGAGGTTGGTAATTCAAGTCATGTGAAAACCTCATGTCAACCTACTAATGGAAATCAAAAAAAGAATCTTATGCAGGATGAATCTACTCAACAACATAGATGTGATTGGTCTATTAAAGTTGGGCCTATTGAAAATGGACCAGAATTGCCTGCTATTGTTGCACCGGAAAATCTAATCGGAAGTCGAACTGAACCTAGTAAGGAAACAAGCAGGAGTGATCATCACGAAAAAATTTCTGATGATGAATCCAGGAGTGGTGTAGATGATGATGAAATCTGCATCTTATCCCCCTTCGAGTGGAACTCACTAAATTTAACTCTCAAGTTCCGAAGTGCCGGTAAGAAAGATGGCAAGGGTGAGATAATGCAGGCAAAAGCAAGTAGGTGTCTAGAATCCCTTGGCAAGTGCATGATTGATACTGAAGATGCAGTCGATTTTGAGCCAGATTGGGATCAATGTGAATCTATAGTCAACAAGAAGCCAATACATACCGGAGTTTCTCAAGAAGATTCAAGGAATTCTGCTGTTATGTGTGGTGTTTCTAATCATGGATTGTTAACTGAATCCCTTGGCAAGTGCATGATTAATACTGAAGATGCAGTCGATTTCGAGCCAGATTGGGATCAATGTGAATCTATAGTCAACAAGAAGCCAATACATACCGGAGTTTCTCAAGAAGATTCAAGGAATTCTGCTGTTATGTGTGGTGTTTCTAATCATGGATTGTTAACTGAATATGAACATACTCAGAAAGTGAAAGAAGTTAGAGAGACTCTGAAACTTTTTGATGACCTATATACTAAACTTTTGCGAGAAAATAAAGCAGAGAAACATGAAGGACAATCTAAAAGATGTCTCCATATAGAGGCAGCAATGAGTTTGAAAAATCAGAAAAAGTGGGTAAATTGTGAGTGGAACTTTGGACATGTTCCTGGAGTTAAAATTGGGGATCAATTCCGGTTTAGGGCAGAACTTGTTATGATCGGACTACATCACCAATTTATTAAGGGTATCGATTATGCGAATATTAACGGAAAAGATGTTGCAACTAGCATTGTTGATTCTGGTCGATACGAGAACGAGGCCCTATCTTCTCAAACATTCATTTATGTAGGTCAAGGTGGGAATCCAAAAGTTTATGTTAATGCAAGAATGGAAGATCAGAAGCTTGAAAGGGGTAATCTTGCCTTGAAGAATTCCGTGGAGTTGGGAAATCCAGTGAGGGTTATTTGTGGCCGAAAAAGAATGAATGGTAAAAAGAGTGATATAAGATACATTTACGATGGGCTCTACACTGTGACTAAGTGTTGGCAAGAAAAAGGTCCAACTGGAAAGTACGTTTTCAAGTTTGAACTGAAAAGAAATCTTGACCAACCAAAACTTACTCGTGAGCTAGTGTCACGGCCTGCAAATTTAGGCAAGGTAAATCATTTTCGTGCAAATGTTAACAAGGCAAGAAAATCAGTTACGGAGGTTATGCAGTCGGAGTTTGTTGTGGACTATGATGTCTCGCAAGGAAAGGAGAAGTTACCGATCCCTGCTGTCAATGCAATGGATGATGAGAAACCCCCACCATTCACTTACATTACCATCATGCAGTATCCAGATTGGTTTTATATCTCTAGGCCTCAAGGTTGCAGTTGCACAAGTGGATGCTCGGATTCTAAGCAATGTTGCTGTACCTCTAGGAACGGAGGTGAGATTCCATTCAACAAAAGAGGCTCTGTTATTAGAGCAAAGCCTCTTGTTCATGAGTGTGGTCCATCTTGCAAATGTCCTCCCTCTTGCAAAAATAGGGTTAGCCAACATGGTCCTCTGTACCATTTGGAGGTTTTCAAGACCGAATCAAGAGGATGGGGTTTGAGGTCACGAGATAACGTCTCATCCGGAAGTTTTATATGTGAATATGTTGGGGAGTTGCTTGATGAAAAGGAAGCCGAAATTAGAACAGATCATGATGAGTACTTGTTTGATGTCGGCAACTATGATGAAGAATTTCCCAAAAGGAATGCTATGCGTAATAAGAAATTCAAAGTTGAGTCAAATTCTGTTAAGAGGAAGGATGAAGATGGATTTACTCTCGATGCGGCAAAATATGGGAATGTTGGAAGATTTATCAACCATAGCTGCTCACCGAACCTTTATGCTCAAAATGTCATGTACGACCATGGTGATAGGAGAGTACCTCACGTAATGTTTTTCGCTTCCGAGAGTATTGCTCCATTAGAGGAGCTTACTTATCACTACAACTACCAGATTGACCATGTTTATGATAAAAATGGAAATCTGAAGAGAAAGGATTGTAGATGTGGCTCTCGTAAGTGTGAGGGGAGAATGTACTAA